The DNA window ATATAAATGGGTTTATTACTTTAAATTCAATACACTAGGCTCTGTTTTTCTGGCTGAAAATGGGCGGGACTCCACCTAACAAACCGACTAAGTGCATCCATCCAAAtcacaagaaaaagaaatactacTGGATATTATCTGTCCATTTTTTAAcagctttggcttcagtttaGCATCATCTGATCCTCAGATTTCCCAAATGAGACACGGCAACAAACGAGACACCCACGACCGGGCTCCTCGGGGTCAGAGCTCAGACGGTGCGGCGTCTGCCCTCAGTGTGGAATAAACTGGATTTATTTCACACCAGCCTGACATATTTCTCCTCAATCAATATGTTTTTACTACAGTGTGCTTGATTTTAGACACAAGAAAACAGACGTGACTCTCGAAAGGAGGGGGCATACTCAGAGTTACAGGAGCAGTTCATCATTCTGGGAAatacttttattgttttgttttcaggagATTAGATGAGAAGGTATTAATAGTTAGATTGGCATAAACCCtagaaatgggggggggggggggggggggggcagctagCCTGGACCTGTGCAAAGGTAACAAACCagcaatctttaaaaaaaaaaatgaaaccaacatTGCTCTCTATATATTTACAGTATCTAATTAtcatgctgacaacaaaatcgtTAAATTCAGAGCGTGTGACccagtttgatgtttttttagattcatgtgattttttttaaaccaacgaCAAACCTTCGGTTAATTATGACAAATATAAACGAGGTTTTGAACATTTAGCATCTCGAGGCTCAAACTTCGCTCCTTCAAAGTTTGCAGAACGTTTGTGCTTTGTCAGAAGAGGAGGTGCAagtaaacatgcaaaaaaacacgTTTGGAGGTGGAAATTTAGTTTCAATTTTTTAACATGACTTCAAAGAATCCCTGCATTTAGCTACATGCCTGCGTCCTGTTTTAGTCCAACTCGGAATGCAAGATAACTacttaaaaacaagaacaattACATAAACACACCATATACATATATCTATAAAAACACTAAGGCACtttgaaaatgtgatttaaCAATGTTCATGATTGTGTTGTCTTAAAGTAATCTGAGGGATTAACGATGTCGTGCCGCCGCGGCACAGTCGCTCGCCGTTGCCTGAGTCAGCGTCAAAATCAGCAGCCACACACAATCGTGTGCGACCCcccatttattaataaaaagaaCAGCTCAGAATCAAGTTTTTTAAAATGCTACATCTTATctcgcaaacacacacacgcgcgcgcgcaaaagtaaacacacactCCCAAATCCACAACCCATTATTTCATAGGCTTGTTTAGGGTCCTGAAATGAGACCGTCGCACCAATAAAAAAAGCCCCATTTGAGACCTTTTGTTTTGTGCTGTGAGGCTTGAAAATGGTCTTGGAGACAGTGCAATAGCAAGCTTCACTTCACTTTGGGGATCTAAGACCCCACCGTTACGTGACCTTGGTCTTTATAACTGTTTGAGAAATGTGTGCAGTGCCGGCAGaggctgttttttcttcatctgaCTGATGCTAATGATAGCTGTGTCTGTGTACCACCCTGAAGTATAATAACCCattaaaataaagctgacttgGCATTTCTATAGTGTAGGTCGCTTCCACCTTAATCTATtatgaggagaaaagaaaaatcttcgACTGATGACAGTTTTCATCATCGTTACATTTTTAACAGACTTAGAATGCTATCTGATTATTGTCTCTGAGCCCTCCGGTGCCAAAAACGAAACTTGTGTGGCTCTCTTTCTGTTGCTGTGCAGTCCCACTGGCATGGTCTCacaccctcttcctcctcctcttcctcctcctcctcttcctcctgctccccctcctcttcttctacCCTATCTGTTCTTCTGTGTCCATCACCCATCAGGGTCCGAGTCCTACTTTTCTGGCTCGATTTGTCACTAACAACATCAACCGAAGGCCCTGCTTGTCTTctttcatcatcttcttcttcctcctcctcctcccgctcttcgtcctcttcttcattttcctcctcttcctcaagATCTTCATCCTCATCGTCGTGATCATCTATGGCTACGGTCAGCCCTAACTTACTATGGCTAGCCAGCTGAAAAAACGAGGAGGAGTGTGGTGTGGACGGGCAGGCAGAGAGTGCTGCGTCGTACATGGAGAATGGGAGGTGGAGGTAGTGTCCCGCAGCCGCCGCCGCTGCGTAGATGCAGCAGCATGTCTGGGCACAGTCGGGGCGTAGATCCCCCTGTCCTCCACGGACCATTCGGAAACGCTTGCGTAAGGGCGGTCCAGCTTGGGGCGCTAAGCAGATCCGGGCGGGCACCGCTCTGTGGAGAGCCTGGTGTGCTGGGTTCGTGCTGGGAGGCAGGATGCAGGGGCCAGCGGCGAACGCGGGGTTGGGCGGGAAGCACCAGTCAGTGCTCTGGAGCAGGATCTCTGCTCGCAGACGCCGGAGGAGGTTGTTAACAAGAACGGAGCGTCGGAGGAATGCCTCGGGGTCGTCGATGAATCGCATCTTCTCCAGGGAGAGGCGCAGCACGTGGGCACGCTCCTCCAGTACTGGTGCAACCTGAAGGACAGTATCCCATTAGATCTACCTGTCAGTGACCTGGCTCAATTagttaaaaaaagacacagatagAACACACttcaaatatttgcattaaacaGCATTGATTGTATCTACTTTGAGCAGGATAATTAAGTTACACAGTTAACTGGATGAGCTCGAAATCTGCAGAAAATCCTGATTTTTTTGTAACTGTGACTGCAGATAATGAACTACGCGTTCCACTTATTCTGTCTGAACGTATTTGTATCAATACTCACAGTCTGGCAGTATGTCCTAAAGCTAAAGGGtgcctcatcatcatcatcaacaaacTTCCTCTTGAAGTATGCGATCCTTGACATAGAAATATGATCAGGAACTCGTCTGCAGGGCGGCTCTGCGCAGAGAGAGAATACCACCGTAAATCATCTGCGTTGATGGAGCATATATTTTTACCATTACTGTGTTACATTAGGTAGCATTAATCACTGAGTGGTACAGATCTGCAGAGTGAACAAATAATATTTAGACTCCAGCGccttaaagggacagttcacaCTCCATGCTGTAGTGCTGTTTATCCATCTGGATTATTTGGTGGGAGGCGCCCAGTTTTTAGGATCAGCAGTGGAGATGTCGACCTTCTGCGGTCGTGCTCAACGTgccaaaaatacatttgaaagcGTCAGCAGCTGCGTCTCCTACCGAATAAATCCAAAAACCTTGTTTTGAACAGTTTCACGTAGAAACGAGTTTCTTTCTACCGAGCTACAACCAACCAAAGGGAGCGCGCAGCTAGCTGAGCACAGAGCCCACGTTCAGCGTCATGAGACGGATTCTTCTTCCATCACGCTGATACGTCGGTGGTTGTagttcagaaacaaaaaataaacaacaaggtttgcaaatttaattttattgttttgtttttttttagtatgcAGGCCATGATGTCAGCAAACAGAcactgctgctgtatttttgGGTGCTTTAAGCACCAAAAGCTTGAGTGTCGTCTGACTCCATCACATGCAAGAGGAAGCAGACGTCTCTGTATCTTCAAACCTATCTGACTCACACCTGAATAATCTAGATTTATGAACAGCACTACAGGCCAGAGGCAAAAACAGATCCATCTGATTTGGGGGTAAACTGTCCCTTCAGGCATTTATGCAACTACAGAAGCCAAAAATGGtgaatataaattaaatgtttgtcaTATGGccggcaaggcagaggaccccaatgcaggactcactaAGTGAGGAGCTTAATTTAAAGTTTAAGCTTTaacagcaaaactgaaaaataacatgAACGTGAGCCATAAAGGCGCACACACAGCAAgggaaacaaacaacaacaagcagaggaaactcagggcttaaatacaagagggctgatgaggggagtggacacagctgggaacacaggtgaacacaatAATACTGATGACAAAAAGGAAGTAACACAGAGCACAagacacaggaaacagaagACCGCCAAAATAAAACCGGAAGGaagacagagaaacaaagacacGGCCATGACACTGCACACTGGGAAACAGGCAGAAATCAACACATAACcaataacacaacaaaagaagcaCCGAAAAGgtaaacacaattaaaaaaccAAGTATAAACAAAAACGCTGGGTCAGTGGaaccaggatcatgacaatattattaaattacattaaattaatgCACACACTACAGGGATGTTTATGATACTGAAATGCATGTTAAGAAGTGCTGAAGAAAAACACGTTAACCCTGTGATGACACTAACGCTGTGCTATCAAactgttttgggggggtttttgttGTTCACTCAGGTCCTGGGGTCACAGAAAGGTCACCATAACTGACATGcatcaaaaaatatttacaaaaaggTTCTTTTTGAAAACACAGAGTTAGAGTAAGGGTGGGGGGTCAGGGATACTGAGACCTGAGCTGTCCTTCAGCCCAAACAACTTCTGTTATAATACGCAATAATAAAACACCAATATATCTTTTTAATTGTTAAGCTTTTGCAGCTCAGTTAAATTATTGCCTCTTAGGAATGAAActgctggaaagcctgtttattcctTTTATATGGAGCCATATATATTGTAGGGAAAATGCatctgtgggttgagcagcagagttgagtctgTGAGTTGCGCCCATCAAAAACCtgccagatcttctctgccaatccCAAACAGCAATGTGGCTTCATTTAAGGGGTAAAAACAGCCTTTACAGCagtgtaagatttattgccaagaagcatcgttaaagcaaagaaataatcgaccaaacacaaatttctttactttctgtgtccagtttattgggggtggggtgtgtcCACCCTGGGTGCCGGACAGGTAAAGGTCTCAGCCCGGCACGAACTGCATTTCCTGGGTCTTTGTCTTATGATTAAGCTCCAAATTACAATGTAAATGGAATCAAAGCAAGAAAGACATGCTGCCAATCTGCTACCATGTTAATTAGCTGACCGCTCAGCACAACAGCACCTGCTGCAGCCTCCCATAAGAAGAACTGCACGCTTACATTCTGGCTCCTGGAGAAGACGTTGCCTTGGTGAGCACTCGGGCAGATGGCTCAGATTACAAGGTCGCATATCTCCACAAACTGAGCTTGTTTTGCTTTAACAACTTGTAATTAAGGAGGTTTAAATAAAGAACTTAATTGCACAAACGCTGGTCTGTCTGTACCTGCTGTGAACTGTTCTTCGGAGGTGCATGGCGGTGTGGGGTCTGACAGGCAGGTCTTAGTGCAGCGATCCGACTCCCATATGGGCTGGTATGTGGCGAGCGGAGGGTCTCCCTCTGGGTCCAGGAAAGGATTCATGGACAAAACAAGGGTCATCTCTCTCTCCGATGCAGGTCTGGAACAAACAGAGTGGAAAAAATAATGAAGCTCAGTTTGCAGTTATAAAACTGTGACATCAACATAAACCGTATTTGGAAACAGAATGATAAACTGAGTTTGGTTTAGTCACTATTAGGGGTTAATAATGAACCAGTTTCCATAAATCTCACAAGCACTCTGCATATGTTCCCCTAATGACGCAGTAAATGTTAACAAGCTGTTTATCTGATGCTGGCAAATACATTGATTTTGCGTGGAGGAGCAACCGGCTTCTGTTCGAGCTGCATGACACATCTGAACGGTAATAATCGCAAGCCCTAAGAATTGGCAGATGGTTGGCAGCTCAGTTATATGCGCAGTTCTGTAAAGTGAGGGACAGATGGAGAAATGACACCCACTCGCACCACGAATTCCCTATTGATTAGCTGGTAGGAGACTTGGCGAGATGTTTGACACCAATTTGTTCGGTGAAATGGATCCCACACATCCAATCACACTGGAAAGCTTGTGTCAACAGCATGTTAATCTAGGAAGCGCAGAAGATGACGTGCACAGCGCCAGCAGGACCGGAGCACAGGGCACGCAGCAATGTTTCCAACGGGCTCTGCGCTTATTTGAGTTTAATTGCTGCAGAGTTAAGgctgaaaagaacaaaatatttaaatctaTACCACCTTATGATTCAAACTGAAGCGATGCCGCCAAGACACCAAGACATTATCTGGCAGCGAGCGGCAGTAACCTGCCAACTGAGCTTTTTCAATCTGAAAACAGAGCCCTACTGTGAGGATACCGAGTGGCCCGAGAGCCAAAATCTGTGATCCTGCGAATCTGCAGCGAGACCCTGAATCGCTCTTTTGATCACAGCGAATGGCTGTCATTTGGTTCACTGTTGATTTATCCCCCCCCTTCGTGCAGCATGCAGAACCAGCTGTTTGAGTTATCAGCTGCCGGACCTCCTCATCACCACCTTTCCTCCTCAAAgcttctcctgctcctcctccacctgccTGCGTGAACAGCTACCATCGCCCACAACCCATCCTGACAGACCAAACTGAGGCGAcaccatctcagcctcacccCTGTTGGGTAGCTGATTAAAATGTCCGCTTCAATAAGCTCTCAGTTTTGCTTGGCTGAACAGTTTTATTTCTCTGTGCAGCTTTTCTAGCGTTTGCCTCTAACTGACTAATCAGGCACACCTAAAGCCAAGAAAACATCACCTCAGACAGTGCTGCTCTCACCCATCCAATCTACTCGTCCCCGGGGAGTAACGGATTACACACAGCAGCGGTACATATTGTATTTTTAGGGATCCAGCAGGCATGCTTTAAAACTCAACATCAACGGTTTTGTGCCGTTCATACACCACTGCAGTTGTTGTTAATTTTATGCTCCGTTTTATCTTTGCTCATGAGCGAGCCCCTCTGTGAGCTACGACCTCGTGACGGCAGGATTTACATGTTGCCGTGACTGTACGAGCTGCAGTGTCAGAGGAAATGGCCAGTGGGGTTCTCCTAAAAGTCAGTCTatgaaaataaagtgaatattcAGGAAGCGAAGCTGAtacagataaaaacaaacaagtggcTGTGCTTGATATAGAAAAAATGAAtagcagaaacaaagaaaaccattTGTTTACAAACTGAACGACTGACATCAGCCACCTTGCAAAGCTGTGGCACACTCACGTCTACAAAGGGGTATTTAAATCATATTCATGTTTTAAATACAGGATTAGATAATATTTATGTTGTTAGGCTGGCgacctgcccagggtgtaccctgcctctcgccctgtggcacctgggacaggctccagcccccccactgACCCTGAACTGCATAAGCAAAAGAAATCACTACATCAACGAAGCTACGTCAGTGTTTACAACTAGCCTCTCACTTTACTTTGCAGCCACTCTCcctcaaatccatccatccatcttattccgcttatccggggccgggtcacgggggcagcagcctaagcagagaagcccagaccttcctctccccagtcacctcctccagctcatccggggggaccccaaggtgtttccaggccagccgagagatataatctctcaaGCATGTCCCGGGTCTGCCCCgaggcctcctcctggtaggacatgcacATAagacctcacccaggaggcatcctaatcagatgcccaaaccacctcaactggctcctttcgatgtggaggagctctgctccctcccggatggctgccctcctcaccctgtctctaagggagaggccagccgccctttggaggaagctcatttctgccgcttgtatccgCGTTtttgttctttcggtcactacccagaactcatgaccacaggtgagggtggggacgtagatcaacagcttcgctttcacgtTCAGCTCCCCCTGTACCACGACAGACCAAACTTTTTATCCAACAGCCATAAACAACAAGAATAGAAGAGAACACTACCACCTACCAGGTGTTTTACTGGTAAGGTGTATGTGCCACTGAGAGATTAGATGCTAGTatacaaacaggagaaacacGCAAAGCTAAACTACAgctgacaaaatgtttttttggaactccttaaaaaataaatgaagacaCTGCTCCAGGTAAAGCTAGTGTATGTAAAGGTATGTAGGTAaaccacatccatccatctgtcagttTCCTTAATTGATTATCCACTTAGGGAGCCAAAGCCCAGCCCAGCTTACATTAGGGAAGAAGCAGGATACATCAGATCAGCAGACAGGATGATAAGGGTGGGAGATATGTTAAAATTTTCTAACTATCCACCATCTGTCCATCAACCATGTTTCAGTCTGTCATTCGAGACCTTATTGAATACAACATAATATTCAATTTGCATATTATGGTCCCATTAGTGTCCAGAATGGGAATAAAGCAGGGAATCCACCCACACCAGCTGACTGGCTGTCAGTTGGCATCTGGTTTTCAAAAAGCTAAAATGGTGAAGATGAAAACTCTAAAAACAGGATtctgggtgacatcacagcagcTACATAATTTACAGCGATTTTACTGTAAACAAACAGGCtcaaagcagcagctgctgaatgcTGAGTGGATGTGGAGGAGACACGGCTTTACACACTTGCCTCAGACCTTAAATATGAAGAGTGTGGCACATGTGGGATAACTTACTGAAATCTGGGCAGGGGAAAGACACAATTTTACAATTGCGTCAACAATTCAGCAGCAGATTTTAATGTGGAAGAATCAGACAGAgtgtttgagggtttttttgtggCTCCCTGCTGGAGCCTGCAACTCAGCTATTCTGGCTTTGGTCATAATCCACCATGTTACATTATGaattatgcacattttttttaatatgctgtCAAATTAGTCAAATCATACTTCTGTGAGCTACATTTCACTGCTGAGGGCTCACCTTAGGACCACCAACTAGGGCCAATTATGTCACTGTTATTGAGCGCTGGTGCCATGCTTCATTAGCAGCTTTGGCCCTTCTCATCTCCCCACcccaaactgcttttttttgcaCTCAGCTATTTTCCTCTCCATCGCCTCCCCTCACCGCTGCTGTTGCTACGTTTGCTCGGGCACAAAGAAACAAGCATGCCATTACTCCCTCTGCCCTCCGTAGGGACCTCCATCTCGACatcccctctctctccttcactcGTCGCtttcatgccccccccccaacgcCTCAATCCCCCCTCTCAGTCTCTCGCTGACATCCTTTCAACAGCGGTCACAGTTGACAGCTCTCTGAACCAAGGGGGTGAAGAAAAACAATGAGAATGCCGACAGAGCAGCTTCCCTACATGTGCTGCAATACTTCTTGTTCTTCAAAGACGAAGAgggggaggaagaagaggcaGCGAGAacaagtgtgtgtctgtaaaagaagaaggaagaaatGGAGGgttgagaaataaaaacaaggaaTGAGGAGAGAATAATCTCCGAGGGTGGGAGATcgttctcctcttcctcactttcTCTTCCTGAATGTTTGTatttcagtggcagaaagaaaaaaaaaacccctgtgAGTACGTATGCTAACGTGCGAGCGCTTCACCTCTGCTCAGTCACAGCTCCTCTGGCTCCATCCCTCTTATCTTCCCTCTCTCACAGCCTTCCTAACTCTGTCTGACTCTCCATCTCGCCTTCTTTTTCATTACACTCTTTGATGATGGCAAGTTAATTGCAGTGCCAGGGCACGAGACAAACCGTGGGAGGGAtacagagagagatagagaataggaaggaagactgaggggagggggtgggggggatagATGGTATGAGTCAGGGAACGAAAGATAAGTGCCTTAGGAGCCTTGTCATGAGTGGAGACAGATTGCTTGCAGGGatgatttctgctgctgtgattgaCTCACTCCCTCCAGTGTTGAGACAGGCAGCCGAAcgcacactcagacacacacacagcttgttGTGtcctgaaacattttgaaagggAAGTCAAGAAAGGGCCGCAACTGATGACCACGGCGCTccggcacacacagacacatttttaggtaGGTGTTCAGGTGTCACAGCACTGCGCAAAGGTGCTGGGCACTTCACATATTTAGATATTTATCATGCAACACCATAAAGGAGGCTCCAAATTTATTCTGCACCACAACTGCAAACATAACCACAAGAAGAGCTTCGAGGGCTGTGCTACAAAACAAGGACACCGTGTTATCAGAGGCAACTTCATAAGAAACTTTATAAAGTCAGGTTAAACTTCCCAAGTAAACCCTCCAACGAAATGCGAAGACGTCTGACCCGAAGCACGTTGCATCTCTAACCTGCTCCAAGCCCGTCACATCTGAGATCGGATCTGCTCACTGACCAATCCGTTCTCTTGGAAAACAGCATCACCATTTCTAGAAGATCGCCTGCAGCTCAGCATATGCATAATAAATGTGTCCCTAATTTTTTGAGACAGTCTAAACTCTTTGACTTTCACCAACAAGCATTAATGGGggacattcattttttttaaaaagacattttattgttgCTTTGGGCCTAAATAAAGTGACAAAGTCCTACAACAGAGAGAATTACAGAGGAATGCATGACACACATTCATTTAATAAAACTTAGTTGGTATTTTTTCCCtagttttccttcctgtttttggCTGGAGCTACTGTTCTACTTTAATCCGGTATTAGACTTTAAAATTCCTCACATTTGTTTTGGATCTGAATTGCATTTTATCCTTCTCTTGGGAAATATGCAGGAATATGTTTGTGACTGGCAGTGGGGTGAAGCCGACCCAATTGCTTTTACGTGAAAGGGCACAAGTTCCAGTCTAGTTAACTTGCATCTTAATCAAGGTCGTAGTGTCACGGAGTTCATTCATTCCTTGATAACCCCCCCCGTGGGAAATCTGAGTAGATCAAACTCCTTTCACAGGACAGCCGACCAACAGGAACATCATGGAGTCAATGTGGGATTgcacaaagagacagaagacAGCCTGAAACTCCAGAACTGTGCAGGTTTGTTGGAAACCTGCACAGTTCTATATAGTTTTTATATAATGcataatatataaaaactatatatagtttttttcctgtctcctctgttaagctgttttattttgtttttgcatttcttaATCTTTTGATATGTAGGCTACATAAACTGTTCCCACTTACTGATCAACTGCTGCTGAAGCTCAATAATTTCTTCATTTGGCAATGATAATGTGCATCTAACTATCTACATACACTCACtgattttattaggtacaccatgATGGTGCTGGGTCGGGACCCCTTTTGTCTCCAGAACTGCTTCAATTCTCCGTGGCAGAGATTCAAGGTGCTGAAAGCgctcctcagagattttggtccatgttgacgtGACAGCGTCgctcagctgctgcagatttgttggcttcACGTCCATGATGAGaatttcctgttccaccacagcCCAAAGAttctctactggattgagaccttgtgattgtggaggccatttgagtacagagaGCTCATTGTCATGATTTGAGCTTCGTGACGTGgcgcgttatcctgctggaagcagccatcagaagatgggtacacggtggttataaagggatggacatgcaacaatactcaggcaggctgtggtgtttaaataatgGTCAGTTGGTACCAAGGGgcctaaagtgtgccaagaaaatatgccTCACACCCTCACACCACATCAGCCTGAACCAcagatacaaggcaggatggatccatgctctCATGGTGTCTAAAcaaattctgaccccaccaTCCAAAAGCTGAAGCagaagactcatcagaccagataatgtttttcttctatGGTCCAGTTTTTGTGAGTTCATGTGAACTGTAGCGCAAGCTTCCTGTACttggctgacaggagtgacacccagcatggtcttctgctgctgtggcccttctgcttcaaggtttgaagATGTGATTtgccttcagagatgctcttctgcatatctgtTATCTGAGTTGTTGTTGCCTTGCTATCAGTTTGAAGTAATCCAaccattttcctctgacctctggcatcaacaaggcattttcccctaaagaactgctgctcactggatattttattCTCCGTAAACCCTACGGATGGTTGTGTGTGAAAACCCCGGtggatcagcagtttttgaaatagGCAACAACCActccacattcaaagtcacctttcttcctcattctgatgctcactttgaacttcagcaggtcatcttgatcatgtctacatacctaaatgcactgcgatgctgccatgtgattggctaattagatattcGTGTTAACGAGCTGTTGAACAGGAGTACCTAATGAAGCATGTATGTCACAAAGGAAATGCGTTTTGCCTTAAAAACGAGAAAGTATCAAAATAGCGATTAGCAGACTAAACTAATCATTGCAGCTGTAAAAAGtattaaaacagcagcagaagtcaGTGTTTTCTTCATGTTAATGATTAACTGTGAGCCCCTGATTGGAAACTACTGTTAAAATctgacctttttgtttttgttcactgCATCACTGGATCCTCTTTGGACTTCATTATTCGTCTTTATATATTTCTTCATTCTTCTGCACATATTTTCTTACTGCATGCCTCAGAAGTGAAGACTGTACCACTGCCAACAGTTCTCGTTTTCGCATTTCGTTTGCAACTGCtgcacagtacacacacacacacacacacacacacacacacacgctctgtGGCCACAGGAATTTATGAAATTAAGGTGGGTAAACCAGGACTCTCTGCTCCACTGTTTTAATATATGAGAGCTTTTTGTCTCCATTTTGtcagctggatttttttttttcagaaatatttaaaggaaaaaaaacatggaggaTTTTATTTGTCCAGTGATTCCAAGAAGCTTTGAAGCATGCCTCTAATAAACTCGCTGCTCTCTCAAAGTATTTTTTCTCTGCGGCCTCAAAAATGCTAATCAATCCAGCATGTGTTTAACAGAGAGTGGTatgctgcatcactgtgtgtgtgtgtgtgtgtgtgtgtgtgtgcgctaaGTGTTTACTCCCTGTTTCTTTGGCCAGGTTTCTACTTCAGGCCTTAGGGGAGCAGATAGCAGTGAAAAGATGTCTGTGGTTTTCACATCAAAATAGATCCCGGACGGCCTGAGAGCATCTTCACagcacacacaagcatgcaaCGTGTCACGACTTAACAACCACGCAGAATCGAG is part of the Archocentrus centrarchus isolate MPI-CPG fArcCen1 chromosome 22, fArcCen1, whole genome shotgun sequence genome and encodes:
- the LOC115772637 gene encoding SERTA domain-containing protein 4-like produces the protein MTLVLSMNPFLDPEGDPPLATYQPIWESDRCTKTCLSDPTPPCTSEEQFTAEPPCRRVPDHISMSRIAYFKRKFVDDDDEAPFSFRTYCQTVAPVLEERAHVLRLSLEKMRFIDDPEAFLRRSVLVNNLLRRLRAEILLQSTDWCFPPNPAFAAGPCILPPSTNPAHQALHRAVPARICLAPQAGPPLRKRFRMVRGGQGDLRPDCAQTCCCIYAAAAAAGHYLHLPFSMYDAALSACPSTPHSSSFFQLASHSKLGLTVAIDDHDDEDEDLEEEEENEEEDEEREEEEEEEDDERRQAGPSVDVVSDKSSQKSRTRTLMGDGHRRTDRVEEEEGEQEEEEEEEEEEEEGVRPCQWDCTATEREPHKFRFWHRRAQRQ